The genomic interval ATTCTTCCCTCCTCCTACTGTACCGGGCTTCGGTAACTCGAGCGGATTCGAACTACGCGTGCTGGACAAAACGGGTAGCGGTGATCTGCAGCAGACCGCCGAAGTGACCAACCGGTTCATTAAGGCCCTGAAGGAACGCCGGGAAATAGGAAGCGCCTTTACCAGTTTCGATCCGGAGTTCCCTCAGTATATGATCCACGTAGATCAGGCTATGGCGGCCCAAAAAGGCGTCAGTATCGATAATGCGATGTCTACCCTTCAGACCCTGCTGGGCAGCTTCTATGCGTCTAATTTCATCCGTTTCGGGCAAATGTATAAGGTGATGGTCCAGGCCTCTCCCCGTTACCGTACCAAACCGGAAGATGTCATGCACCTGTATGTGAAGAATGATATGGGCGAAATGGTGCCTTTCTCCAATTTCATCAGGATGGAACGTGTATACGGGCCCGAACAGCTGACCCGTTATAACATGTACACAGCGGCCATGATCAATGGAGATGCGGCCCCCGGCTTCAGCAGCGGTGATGCTATCAAGGCGATCAATGAAGTGGCGAAACAGGCTTTACCACGTGGATATAGTTTTGAGTGGAGCGGTATGACGCGGGAACAGATACTCTCCGGCGATCAGGCCATTTATATTTTCGCACTCTGTCTCCTATTCGTATACCTGCTGCTGGCAGCACAGTATGAAAGCTTCCTGCTGCCACTGCCGGTGATCCTCTCCCTGCCCGCAGGGATATTCGGTGCATTCCTGACCCTCAAACTGGCGGGGCTGGAAAACAATATTTATGCACAGGTGGCGCTGGTGATGCTGATAGGATTGCTGGGCAAGAACGCCATCCTGATCGTAGAGTTTGCAATACAGCGTAATAAACAAGGACTGTCTATCCTGGAAGCCGCCAAGGAAGGCGCGGTGTCGCGTCTGCGACCTATCTTAATGACCTCTTTCGCGTTCATAGCCGGTCTGATACCTCTCTGCGTAGCCAGTGGCGCCGGCGCTATGGGTAACCGTTCCATCGGAACAGCTGCTGCCGGCGGTATGCTGATAGGTACTGTGTTCGGGGTACTGATCATCCCGGGACTATATGTGCTGTTTGCAAGCATCGGTAAGAAGAAGCTAAAGCCCAGGGCAAGCAAGCCGGCGGCAGGCGTACTAACGGTATTGATAGTGGGTGTACTGCTGACGGGGCTCCCCGCCTGTTACACGCCGTCGAAACTAGTCCTTCCCGAAGCGCCCAAGGCGCCCGCTACATTCGGTGACAGTTTACAGACAGCCGGAGCGGCTACTGCCGATAGTATTGCCAGGAACGCAGCAGACAGCAGCGGCATCGGGACATTGTCTTATAAACAATTCTTTACAGATACCCTGTTACTTCAATTGCTGGACAGCGCCCTGGCGCATAATACTGATATGCTGCTGGCCACCCAGCGGATGGAGACCGCCCGTGCGCAGTTAATGGCCGCCAGCCGGGCATGGCTGCCGGAAGTGAATATTGCCCTCAGCGCCGGTGTAGACCGCTGGGGAGATTACACCCTGAACGGCGTGGGTAATTTTGATACGAATAAATCGCCCAACATCAACGACAAACAACGCATACCCGGACCTACACCTGATTACTTTGCGGGACTGCGCAGTTCCTGGGAAATTGATCTCTGGGGAAAGATACGCAGCCGCAAAAGGGCTGCTCTCATGCGTTTCCTGTCAAGCGCCCAGGGACGCAGGCTGGTTACCACGCAGCTGGTATCGCAGGTGGCAGGCATGTACTATCAGCTGATGGTACTGGATTATGAACAGGAGGTGATACGACGCAATATCAGCCTGCAGGAAAGTGCCCTGGCTACTGTACAGATACAACAGGAAGCCGGCAGGGCCACACTGCTGGCCGTTCAGCAATTCTCCGCACAATTGCTGAATACACGGAGCATGGCATTGGGACTGAAGCAACAGTCGCTGGAACTGGAGAACCAGCTGAATGCATTGCTCGGGCGTTTTCCCCAACCCATCAGGCGTGACACATCCCTGCTTGAAGCCGCATTGCCTCCCTTTGCGCAAACTGGCGTGCCGGCGGCCATGCTTGCCCGCAGGCCGGATGTTCAACAGGCCTCGCTGGAGCTGGAAGCCGCAAAAGCAGACGTGAAAGCGGCCCGTGCGGCCTTCCTCCCTTCATTGAACATTACGCCATATGTGGGATTCAACGCCTTTAAAGCAGGCCTGCTGTTCAATACACCAGCTTCCCTTGCCTACGGCGTACTGGGAGGCATATCTGCACCCCTGCTCAATAAAAAGCAACTGCAGTCGCAATACAATGTTACAACCGCCGCCGGGATGTCGGCGTTCTATCAATACCGGCAGACTGTCATCAACGGATACCAGGAAGTGATCACTGCCCTCGGACAATTGAAGAACGGACAGGAGGCTTACGCATTAAAATCGGCCGAGGTACAGATGCTGAAAGACGGTGTTTCTACGGCCAATGACCTGTATGCTACAGGGTACGCCAATTACCTGGAGGTGATCACCGCCCAGAAAAGTGTACTGGAGGCAGAACTGGCGCTGGCCGCTAATAAAAAGGACCTTTTCCTGGGAACTATTACATTATATCGCGCGCTGGGCGGAGGGCAGCAGTAAACTCAGTTCCCCGACAACTTACCGATTGTGCGGATGCAGGGATATACGAATAAAGTGCAGCTATTCGTACATTTATGCATCCGCACTTTTATGTTAAAAAGTCCGGACGGAACGATTTTTGAGGTACCCTATAGCCAATTACATTAGAAAAGAATGATATTAATCGTAGATGATAAACCGGAAAACATCTTATCCCTTCGGAAGATCTTAGAACTGCACGATTTGGAAGTTGATACAGCATCTTCAGGTGAAGAAGCCCTAAAAAAGATCTTACGGAACAACTATGCGCTGATCATACTGGATGTACAGATGCCCAGCATGGATGGGTTTGAGGTTGCTGAGGCTATTTCGGGATATAGTAAGGCGAAGGATGTTCCAATCCTGTTTTTGTCGGCCGTCAATAAAGATAAAAAATTCATTGCGAAAGGATATGCGTCCGGAGGATTGGACTATATCACCAAACCCGTGGATCCGGATATCCTGCTGATGAAAGTGAAAACCTTTATCAGGCTTTATGAACAAAACAGGCAGCTGCAGGAGATGCATGCATCGCTGCAGAAAGAGGTGGAAGTACGTAAAAATGCACAGGCCGCATTAAATGCCAAAGTGCAGGAGCAGCATTCCATGCTGGAATCACTCCCCCAGGTAGCGTTTACCGCCAGTGGGGACGGCGTCGTGGAATATGCAAACCGTCACTGGTTCTACTACTCTCCTTCGCTGTCGGAATTCCCTCTCACTTACAATCACGAACAGGTACAGGTGCCCGTCTGGGAAAATGCTATCAGGACCGGTATACCACTGGAAAAGGAGGTTTACCTGCATCACCGCGTGCATAATCATTATCGCTGTCACCTGCTGAGGGCCATTCCTCTCGAAGAAGAAGGGCGTATTGTAAAATGGGTAGGTACGTTTACAGACATTGCCCTTCAGAAGCAGGCCAATGAAATACTGGAACAAAGAGTGACGGAACGCACCCGTGAACTGCAGGAAATGAACCAGGCGCTGGAAGCCAGCAACCATGAGTTGCAACAATTCGCATCTGTAGCATCGCACGACCTCAAAGAACCCCTGCGTAAGATCCAGTTGTTTGGTACCATCCTGCGTGACCGCCACCTGGGCGCCAACCCGGACGCATTGCAATATATGCAGCGCATCGTGAGCTCGTCAGAACGGATGACCCGCCTGATCAATGACCTGCTGCAGTATTCAAGACTTTCCGCAGATGTTCCTTTTGAAGCGGTGGATATCAATGTTATCGTCAAAGAGATACTGGCAGACCTGGAGCTCTCCGTCCGGGATGCCTGTGCAGAGATAACCACAAGCTCATTTCCTGTTGTGGAAGCTATTCCCGGTCAGATCAGGCAGGCATTGCAGAACATTATCAGTAATGCGCTCAAATTCACCCGTCCGGGGGTATCGCCCTGTATCCATATTCGTGCAGAACGGGTGCTGGAGAAAGAATTCCATAGCCCGGCCGCAGCAGAGGGACCTTATTGCCGGATCACTATCAACGATAATGGGATTGGGTTCAACGAGGCATATCTGCCGAAGATATTTACCCTCTTTCAACGGCTGCATAGCACGGAAGTATATGATGGAACAGGCATCGGACTGGCCATTGCAAAGAAAGTAGTAGAGCGGCACCAGGGTATTATCGGGGCCAGCAGCAAAGAGAATGAAGGGGCTACATTCATTATGGTATTGCCTATAGCGCAAACGAAAGCGACAGCCTGAGCCTGATTATACCACTCAGTCTTTCAGGTCTCTTACAAAATCAATGATCTCACCTATATTAAGCACCTTATCGACCTTTACCGCACCGATGGCGTACTTTGGCATAAAGGAAGCTTCGGCCGTACGCGGGTCCTGTACAGCGGTAACACCGCCGGAATCATGCACTGCCTGCAAGCCCTCCGCCCCATCCATATTAGCTCCTGACAGCAACAAACAATATAAATGACCGCCACACACTTCGGCAGCCGACATAAATGTCACGTCGATACTGGGGCGACTGTAATGTACCTTCTCGGACGCATCCAGCGTAAGCGAGCCATCGGGCTCTATTAACAGGTGATAGTCTGCCGGCGCCACATATATACGACCAGGCAACAGCATGTCCTTGTCTTCCGCTTCCTTCACAGGAAGACTGCTTCTGGAAGCCAGCAGGTCCGACAACAGTGTCTCACTGTCAGCCTTGCGGTGTAGCACGATAATCATCGCCAGCGGCCATGCGGGCTCCAGTTCAGGTAAGAGTTGCAACAGCACATCCAGGCTGCCTGCAGAACCGCCGATGACCAGCAATGTTGGAAGAGGGGTCATGTTGTTATTTTTCTCCAGATCTTTTCCTTTTGGGCAACCGGCTTGAACAAGGGGGCTACAGTGGTGAATCGTAGTGTTTCTTTCGCGCCCAGTGCCAGGAAACCTAATTGTTCGAGGCTGTCACTGAACAGGTGCAGCACCTTGTCCTGCAGGTCTTTGTTGAAGTAAATAAGTACATTCCGGCAAATGATCAGCTGAAACTCATTGAAGGAACGGTCTGTAACGAGGTTATGTGCAGCGAAGATAATCTTCTCTCTCAACATATCGGAGAACTTGGCATATTCATAATTCGCTGCGTAATAGCGGGAGAATTCCTGCTGCCCGCCCGATGCCAGGTAATTCTGCGAATACTGCTGCATATACTGTAAAGGGAAGATCCCCTTACGGGCTGTTTCCAGTACACTTTCATTGATGTCCGTTGCGTAGATGATGGATTTATGCAGGAGGTTCATTTCATGCAGCAGGATAGCCATTGAATAGGCTTCCTCGCCACTGGAACAACCGGCATGCCATATGCGGATCAGCGGATAGGTGGCTAACACCGGCAACACCTGTCTGCGAAGTTCCCGGAAAAACCCCGGGTCACGGAACATCTCTGTCACGTTCACGGTGATCTGCTCCATCAGGTGGACCAGGTAAGCGGGATCTGTCTTCACCCTGTACCTGAACTCTGCAAAACTCGGAAAACGGTCCGCGATATATACACGCTGCAACCTGCGCTTCACAGATGCGAATGAATAATCCGTAAAATCGTATCCATATTGCTCCAGTAAGTCATTTAACAATAGTAAAACATCCTCATCCTTCAAATGGCGCAGGTGATCCATCATTGAATATTCATGCTGTTTTTGCAGTTGTAAGTTCGCAAAGTTTTCCGGCATTTCCATGTTCACATATCAATCTCCCCTCATATTGCGCTATAACGTCAAACGTAATGCCAATCCTGGCTCAGCAATTAAAATCCAACGTAAATAGTACATGCATTTTCGTCATTGTTCCTATCTTTAACAGACCTTATCAGAAGATTCATTAGTATCGTAAATAATTATTCTATACCTAGCATAATGCCAGTTTATGCCACTCTTTAGGACTGAAAGCCGTCTTTGCGCGGCCTTATTGCTGGTATCGATCATTGCCAGTGCCTTTCGCCCGGTGAACAGCGATAAAGGCAAAATGCGTCTCCGGGGTATCAGTACTGCAGCCAGTAAAACAGTGATCTCTTACAATGCAGACAAAAGTATTGCAGCGCTGCTTACGATTGACCAGACTACTGAGAGCGGTTATACAGCCACGCGCATTCCTGTTTATAAAGATGGCAGGCTTATCAGGGTATTTGTGACAGATGAGGAGTCTTCACAGGCGCCTGTACTGTTCTCGTCTTTCGAGTATTCAGATAAGGGCAGGATCAGGAGGATCATCTATTACCTGGAAGGCGCGGTACATGGGTATGACTCATTGGCCTATAATGCCAATGGCCAGATAAGCGCACGTTATTTTTTTAACGATACGCAGGATGGAATTGCGTTTGAAAATAACAATTGCCAGTTATATACCTGGAACAATAAAGGCAACATTATTACGATTGAGAATATGGGGCGTGTGAACAGGAAATTGCCGTTCATGTTAAGTTCTACCACAACTTATACGTACGACGATCATCCCAACGCACAACACAGCATCCCCTCCTTGTGTTACCTGACAGATATTGCAGCAGAGAACATGTCTGCAAACAATATCATCACGGAAACCATCACGCCGGCTACCGGCGATAACAGTATCGTCAAGCATTATTCATATGAATATAATGCAGACCGGTATCCGGCAAGGATCACTGCCCGTTATGCGGTGGATGACGAAATGATGGTGACGGATCTGGAGTGGGATTAACAACAGCGGTCATTATATCGGACATATTGTGCTGAAAATACGTGACTCCTGCGGAGCCAGTTATGTGATAGATTGATATTGCTTGCCATCAATATGATCATATAGCTGTCCGCGGGAGTCACGTATTCTTTTTTCAACGTTAACTGTTCTCCGTTCCTTATTGTGGATAGAGGATCTGTGTAGCGAGTACATCACCAGCGGTAAAGCCGGCCCAGTTCAATACGAATGAATTCATCACGGAGTTGGCATCTACCGTCGGCGTACCGGTGATGAAGATGCCCTGGGTCTGGTTGGTGTGATAGAAACCGATGGTGTGGCCCAGTTCATGAGTGATCGCGAACAGTTTCTGACTAGCCGGCAGGCTGTTGTAGTTACTGTTGATCTCAACGCTTACACCGGGTCTGCCATTGGATGTGGGAAGGTAAGCGCGGGCGATCCAGTTGGCTGATTCAAAGCCCATAAATACCCTGGTATATACACCAGTTGCAGAGGTAGTGATGGACATGCCCAGTCTTGTACCGTTCACCGCATTCCAGTTGTTCACCGCACCCTGGATAGCTGTTCTCCATGCAGCAGGCACCGCAGGATCGATGTAGAGCCTTACATTTGTGTTGTAGGTATTGCTTACCAGGTAAGCGCCTCTCCAATGCTCACCTGAAGGGATACGATCAGGATTTGCATCGTTAGCAACACGTTTTTCCACTTCTGCTTTTGAAATGATCACATCGCCATCGAGGATGAAGTTGTCTCCTTTCAGGACGATCTTGTCCTTTTTAAATCCCTGTGTTTCCAGGTAGTTCACCAATTTCTCAGTGTTGTCTTCAGATTTGACATCCGCAGTTGCATTGTCTTTACTGCAGGCAAACAGGAACATTGACAGGGCGAAGAAAAGAAAATGAATTTGACGCACATAGATTGACTTGGTTTTCATACAAACGGGTTTTTATTTTGAGGGTAAAAAAAAGAGCTACAGTGTAAGTTGAATTTACAATAAAAAAATAATGCAAAAACAAAATATTACTATCACTGCTAAACGTAAATGCAGTTAAAAGCATCTCCCTGAAAACAAGACAGGACAAGCCTTTGTGGCTTGTCCTGCTGCAAATATATTGCGGCATCAGCAGCTGTTAATTAGCACCCTGCTGCTCTTTAATGAATGCATTTAATTTTTTGCCGCTACCGGCTACCCATACAATATCTCCTTCTTCCAGGTGCATATTTGACTCCGGATTTAAGATCCTTCTTCCTTTCCTTTCCACGCCCAGTACGATTCCGCGGGTGCGTTCCCGTATGCCCAATTCTCTTATGGTCTTGTTTGACAGGCGCGAATGCTTACCGATCAGGAACTGTTTCAAAGCAATCGGATCCGTATCCAACGCCTGTGGTTCAGCATCTGCGGTTACAGGTTCGAGAAAACGGTTGAACTTTTCCAGTTGTTCATCGGTCCCGATTCCCGTGATAACATCACCAGGAAACAGGCGTTCATTTTTATCAGGTGCATAGATCTTCTGTCCACTTCTGTTGATTAACGCAATGTTAATCCCGAAGTTTTCACGTAGTGCTAATTCCAACAAAGTTTTACCTGCAACCGGCGACAGCGGACGTACTTCAGCCACTGCCAGGTGCGCATCCCAGGGGGCCAGCACCGACTTATTGATCCCTCCCACCTTTGCATCGCGCGCATTAAAATTGGAGAAGAATCTTTCCTCTATGGTAGTATAAAAGCCCTGTACCCGATGGCGCAGTGCAAATATCAGTAACGCGATCGCCAATGTAACGATCAATGCGATGGAGGGAGAAAAGAAGCGGTCCATGAAAAAACCGACCAGGAACACCGCCAGCACTACTCTGGACAAACGTACCAGTAACAAGGGGCCACGGTACTTCTTTTGTTCCCATATATTGGAAGAAGCCTGGCTGCTGATATTCCTGAAAGCCAGTGCCCAGAGGAATGGCATCAGCAGTACCAGGGTGATCACCGCACTGGCTACACGCCCCCAGTTATAACCATTGATCCTGATAGTGACCAGTGGCAGGAGATAATAATACGACAGAAGTATAATAGCGAGGATGACCACTGCATAGATGGTCATATTTACAACATAAGACCTCAGTAACTGTTTCCAGTCGCTCACAACAGAGATAGTCTGCGCTGCTGCACTGTACCTGTTCAATGCCGTCTTCCAGCGATGAGGCAATACAGCTGCTATCTTTTCATAAAAAGGCGCTGATAAGCGGATCATATAAGGCGTTGTGAAGGTAGTGACTGCAGATACGGCAACGGCTACAGGATACAGAAAATCACTCGTCACTTTCAGCGAAAGTCCCAGCTGCGCTATAATAAAAGAGAACTCGCCTATCTGCGCAAGGCTCATCCCTGCCTGTACGGAAGTCTTTAACGGTTGCCCCGAGAGCAATGCACCGATACAGGTACTGATCGTTTTACCTGCCAGTGTGACCAATGTAATAATAGCCACAGGTCCCGCATATTTAACCAGCATGGCGGGATCGATGAGCATTCCTACAGAGATGAAGAATACGGCGCCAAACAGCTCTTTTACGGGCTTTATAAGATGTTCTATCTTCTCTGCCTGCGTAGTTTCTGCCAATATAGATCCCATAATGAAAGCACCCAGCGCTGGTGAGAATCCGGCCTGGGTGGCCAGTACTACCATCAGCAGGCAAAGGCCGATGGCGGTCACCAGCAGGGTCTCTTCATTCATCAGTTTCTTTGTTTTCCGCAGCAGTGTGGGAATAAAGAAGATACCTGTTACAAACCAGGCGATGAGAAAGAATACCAGTTTGATGACGGAGGAAAGCATTTCTCCGCCGGCGAACTGCTGACTGACAGCGAGCGTGGACAACAACACCAGCAGCACGATGGCTACCAGGTCTTCCACCACGAGGATACCGAACACCAGTCCGGCAAACTGCTGCCCTTTAATACCCAGTTCCTCAAAGGCCCGGATGATGATGGTAGTGGACGAAACAGACAATATGCCGCCCAGGAAGATGCTGTCCATGGAAGACCATCCCATCAGCTGCCCGATGAGATAACCCAGCAGCAGCATGAATACGACTTCCACGATAGCGGTAATGGAAGATGAACCTCCTACTTTGATCAGTTTTTTAAAACTGAATTCGAGTCCGAGACTAAACAAGAGGAATATGACCCCTATTTCGGACCATATCCTGATATTGGCCTCATCGGACACTGTCGGGAATAAGGACACATGTTGTCCCACCAGGAGGCCGGCCACAATATATCCCAGCACAAGTGGCTGCTTCAATTTCTTGAAGATCAGGGTTGTTATAGCCGCAGCAATTAGTATCAAAGCCAGGTCGGCGATCAAAGGTGGTAAATGCATCATCTGTATTTCCAGTTTGAATGAGTTAATAATTGTAATAACATAGCAGCCCTGCAGATGTCAATCTGCAGCGCCCGGGAACAAACAAGGCTAATGTTACATTAACTCACCAGAAAATATGCTGGGGATAGATAAGCGACCTGATGATAGCATGCAGATCGGACAACAGACGTACCGCCTGTACTTTACAGGATAATAAATCGTTTCCCGCAGGGAAATTTGTCCTGACAGCATCTGCTCCGTCACGGGTATCTGTTTTAACGGATGCGATGACTGATCGCTGTGGAGTAGTGATGATGGTTTGCGGGGAGGGAGGCATTCCACGATGCCTCAACTCCCTGTCGCATGACAATATCTTCAGGAACGGCCGGCTGGCGGGAGCCACTGCCCTGGCTTTATGACATCCTGTTATAACTGCATTGACACTCAGTCCGCAGCAAAATAACATGATCAGCAGGCACAGATAAGAAAGACTCCGCATACGGGCAAAGATATTTTTTTATCCCCGTATTTTGTCCAGCAGGTCGCTCAAAGTAGCGGCTTCTGCTTCTGTGATCCTGTCTGCCAGATCATCATAGAAGGTGTCCATCAGTATATCCACGTCCGACAAGAGCTTCAGCCCCTGTGGTGTGATACTGATATCCATTTTCCGCCTGTTATGCGGACAAAGCCGGCGCTGTACATATTCCAGCTTTTCCAGTTTGTCCAGCAAGCGGGTCACATCGCTTGCCTTGTCCAGCATGACATCTTTAATGTCGCCGGCAGATACAGGTTCGGGGTGACGTCCTTTTATGATCCGCAATGCATTATAGTGTTGCGGCAACAATCCATGTTCTTTCAGGTTCGCTCCAAGGGCGTCACGCAACCAGTTTCCCGTATATAACAGGTTCACTACGATCTTGTGATAATCGTCCTTGAACTTGCGCTGATTAATAGCTTGTTCAATTCTCATACATCAAAGATAAATAAATATGCGTGTTGCAACATATTTGCGTTAATGTATTCTTTTAACAGCCTGTGGATATTTAAAATATATGCTATAGTTATATTTGTTTTGTACCTCATCTGTCCTTTACCGGGGCCCGATAGCAGGCCTTTACCGGCTGCAGAAAGCCCCCATCCCTAACTGCCAGCAGAAATGACCAGATATTACTTCTGATAACGATTTTAGTTAAAAAGCCCTGGCACGCATGTATACATCAACAATACTACAAAAAAAGCACCATGGTAGCGCCAGAGCCCCCTTGTCACGCAGGCCCGCCGGGGGAACTACTTGATTGAACAGGTGTAAAAACGACGCATTACAATACAGGCAAGCGATAGCGGGATCAAACGATTACGAGGATGTTAATTTTTGGTTAACGGTAGGCGATTTCTTGCGTTAACCAGATAAAATATACCCTTTACCAAAATGAGAAAGCAGGGTCGAATGTCTCTATTATCTTTGGTACAGGTTTTTCATAGGATATGGTTAAAAAATTAGGGGCGGTATTCTTACCGCCCTTCCTCATTATAGCCCCTACATATCTCTTTTCCGTTTATATGTTTATATTTAAGGACTTATATTAAGAGTAAAAGATCACCTGAAGGATGACATATGCACTTATAACCGGGGCCAGTAAAGGAATTGGTCTCTCTATGGCACACGCACTCGCCTCGCGGAAATACAACCTCCTGCTGGTAGCCAGGTCTGAAGAAGAACTGGCAGGGATTTCAAAGGAACTATCATCCAGATGGCAGGTAAAAGCAGCATATCTGGCTATTGATCTGTCCCTGCCTGAAGCGGCAGCAAAGGTGTACGAATGGTGTAAAGCGGGCAACTATCCTGTATCAGTACTGATCAATAACGCAGGTTATGCAGTATGGGGCACTTTCGCCTCCCGCAGCCTGGAAGAGCACCAACAAATGATCCGGGTAAATGCAGAAACCCCGGTGGCCCTGTGTCATTATATGCTACCCCTGCTACAGCAACAGCCGCAATCTTATATACTCAATGTATCGAGTACCGCTGCCTACCAGGCGGTATCTACCCTGGCGCTTTATGCGGCCAGCAAATCGTTCATATTGCTGTTTTCCCGTGCCTTACGGCAGGAATTAAAGCATTCCAATGTCTCTGTAACCTGTCTTTGTCCCGGGCCTGTAAAGACCAATTTCATCAACAGGGCAAGCATGCAGGCAATACAGGCAACGGCAGACAAATACGGCATGATGCCCGATACTGTGGCTGCAATTGCCATCAGAGGAATGTTCAGGAAGAAATCCGAGATCATTCCAGGTGCCTTGAATGTCGTGTCTGCCTTCCTTACCCGGCTGGTTCCCAAGTCGTTAGTAGAGAAAATAGCAGCAGACCTGTATAAGACCAAAGAGAAATAAGCTTTATTTTTTTTGTGTGAATAATTTGTCTATCTTTAATCTACAAAATTGGTAGACTAATAATGATCCGCAAATTCTTACTCCCGTTCTCTCCCTCCTGCTTCCCTATGAGCAAGGAATGTCCTTATTGTTGTTACTGACATATTGAATCT from Chitinophaga filiformis carries:
- a CDS encoding MarR family winged helix-turn-helix transcriptional regulator, which translates into the protein MRIEQAINQRKFKDDYHKIVVNLLYTGNWLRDALGANLKEHGLLPQHYNALRIIKGRHPEPVSAGDIKDVMLDKASDVTRLLDKLEKLEYVQRRLCPHNRRKMDISITPQGLKLLSDVDILMDTFYDDLADRITEAEAATLSDLLDKIRG
- a CDS encoding cation:proton antiporter, with product MMHLPPLIADLALILIAAAITTLIFKKLKQPLVLGYIVAGLLVGQHVSLFPTVSDEANIRIWSEIGVIFLLFSLGLEFSFKKLIKVGGSSSITAIVEVVFMLLLGYLIGQLMGWSSMDSIFLGGILSVSSTTIIIRAFEELGIKGQQFAGLVFGILVVEDLVAIVLLVLLSTLAVSQQFAGGEMLSSVIKLVFFLIAWFVTGIFFIPTLLRKTKKLMNEETLLVTAIGLCLLMVVLATQAGFSPALGAFIMGSILAETTQAEKIEHLIKPVKELFGAVFFISVGMLIDPAMLVKYAGPVAIITLVTLAGKTISTCIGALLSGQPLKTSVQAGMSLAQIGEFSFIIAQLGLSLKVTSDFLYPVAVAVSAVTTFTTPYMIRLSAPFYEKIAAVLPHRWKTALNRYSAAAQTISVVSDWKQLLRSYVVNMTIYAVVILAIILLSYYYLLPLVTIRINGYNWGRVASAVITLVLLMPFLWALAFRNISSQASSNIWEQKKYRGPLLLVRLSRVVLAVFLVGFFMDRFFSPSIALIVTLAIALLIFALRHRVQGFYTTIEERFFSNFNARDAKVGGINKSVLAPWDAHLAVAEVRPLSPVAGKTLLELALRENFGINIALINRSGQKIYAPDKNERLFPGDVITGIGTDEQLEKFNRFLEPVTADAEPQALDTDPIALKQFLIGKHSRLSNKTIRELGIRERTRGIVLGVERKGRRILNPESNMHLEEGDIVWVAGSGKKLNAFIKEQQGAN
- a CDS encoding SDR family NAD(P)-dependent oxidoreductase: MAHALASRKYNLLLVARSEEELAGISKELSSRWQVKAAYLAIDLSLPEAAAKVYEWCKAGNYPVSVLINNAGYAVWGTFASRSLEEHQQMIRVNAETPVALCHYMLPLLQQQPQSYILNVSSTAAYQAVSTLALYAASKSFILLFSRALRQELKHSNVSVTCLCPGPVKTNFINRASMQAIQATADKYGMMPDTVAAIAIRGMFRKKSEIIPGALNVVSAFLTRLVPKSLVEKIAADLYKTKEK